Proteins encoded in a region of the Planococcus citri chromosome 1, ihPlaCitr1.1, whole genome shotgun sequence genome:
- the LOC135832398 gene encoding endoglucanase A-like, whose product MKDKEILTIFLTLILAVVNFATANYNYDHVLHLSLLFYEAQRSGHLPSDNRIQWRGDSALYDRGLRGEDLSGGYYDAGDFVKFGFTMASTTTILAWGCLSYKQAYVKAGEWKNMLSALQWASDYFIKCHVSDYEFYGQVGDFTLDHKFWGRAEDLNMSRPAFKIDAQHPGSDLAGEAAAALAAISMVYKEVDTQYSSLCLTHAKKLYKFATQYRGLYHEAIKGAAQYYESTDYGDELTWAAAWLFKATNEAQYLEEAEHHYENFRLRERPNEFFYNKKVAGVQVLLAQLTNQSEYVEAARSFCDFSVHRQTRTPKGLLYIEKFGTLCHAANIAFICLQATTSGISPKESKEYVDFAKQQINYMLGDAGRSYVVGFGENYPKQPYHAASSCPNRPEPCGWEAFRRNGSNPQLLHGALVSGPDENDYYMDKREEYIYNEVTLDYNAGFQSAVAGLRQLQILEHAKLQKQKEAEAAQRQSNQITLIGKTYI is encoded by the exons TAATTACAATTACGATCACGTTCTGCATTTATCTTTGCTATTTTACGAAGCCCAGAGATCCGGACATTTGCCGTCGGATAATAGAATACAATGGAGAGGAGATTCCGCTTTGTATGACCGTGGGTTAAGGGGAGAGGATCTTTCGGGCGGATATTACGATG CTGGAGATTTTGTTAAATTTGGATTCACGATGGCAAGCACGACGACGATATTAGCATGGGGATGTTTATCATACAAACAAGCTTACGTCAAAGCCG GAGAATGGAAAAACATGCTATCGGCTCTTCAATGGGCTTCGGATTACTTCATCAAATGCCACGTCAGCGATTACGAATTTTATGGTCAAGTTGGCGATTTCACTTTAGATCATAAATTTTGGGGCCGAGCTGAAGATCTAAATATGTCCAGACCAGCATTCAAAATAGATGCCCAACATCCAG GTTCCGATTTGGCTGGAGAAGCAGCCGCAGCTTTAGCAGCTATTTCAATGGTGTATAAAGAAGTTGACACGCAATACTCATCGTTATGTTTGACGCACGCTAAGAAATTGTATAAATTTGCTACTCAGTACAGAGGGTTGTATCATGAAGCTATCAAAGGAGCTGCTCAATATTACGA ATCGACGGATTACGGAGACGAACTAACTTGGGCAGCTGCTTGGTTATTCAAAGCTACAAACGAGGCCCAATATTTGGAGGAAGCTGAACaccattatgaaaatttcaggttACGAGAAAGACCGAACGAATTCTTCTATAATAAAAAAGTAGCCGGAGTCCaa GTATTATTAGCGCAATTAACGAATCAATCTGAATACGTCGAAGCAGCCCGTTCATTTTGCGATTTCAGCGTTCATAGGCAAACCAGAACACCTAAAGGATTACTCTACATCGAGAAATTCGGTACATTATGCCACGCTGCGAATATTGCTTTCATTTGCttacaa GCTACTACGTCAGGAATATCGCCAAAAGAATCAAAAGAATACGTAGATTTTGCCAAACAACAGATTAATTACATGTTAGGAGATGCTGGCCGAAGTTACGTAGTCGGTTTCGgcgaaaattatccaaaacaACCGTACCATGCGGCGAG tTCGTGTCCTAATAGACCGGAGCCCTGTGGCTGGGAGGCGTTTCGTCGGAATGGCTCGAATCCTCAGCTTTTACACGGGGCATTAGTAAGTGGCCCTGATGAAAACGATTATTACATGGATAAAAGAGAAGAATACATTTATAACGAAGTAACGCTAGATTACAATGCTGGATTCCAATCAGCGGTTGCTGGTCTAAGGCAACTGCAGATACTAGAGCACGCCAAATTACAAAAGCAAAAGGAGGCTGAGGCAGCTCAACGTCAATCCAATCAGATCACCTTAATTGGTAAAACGTATATTTAA